A genomic region of Notamacropus eugenii isolate mMacEug1 chromosome 3, mMacEug1.pri_v2, whole genome shotgun sequence contains the following coding sequences:
- the LOC140533457 gene encoding uncharacterized protein yields MAEQLLTNDGSRPAGLQNSNQDSPEGQPQPESELTARRRRRRRGHRRRPTARTRSRRNQAKKLAELFLLQLSLSMAQASPSKWYNLTSPQRRQADERGQHYWAVMKDPPTVRVLGWGNGPSKLFVEGNATVLVGDGPSDDIHRGAQLGTPEAAAVHTFRRPMTFVAYTQPIYFTAATLTNLSDYCLQLRPVTVTSNPHFASDLHNHTTRLNVSLLAIPHSLACTKAQRQAHFNRTAAPAPCPEGLYGTVWGTFKACSTGVFSCGPTVGNVSLHFWGHVAKYKKYRRLPAPAPVAFPYGTVHSELWKVGLALAPTNTTVEVWPCFNSTKALTHCRDFTGSMWKTVFGNANSTCHHRTEGKDTLCYRWRASVRTPPDEAFLLCHPDNTSVTPMPPTAGLPRYNVTCLKATLTDTIDVRYKDRLIFLVRRVPYQLLPVKAEQFALTPTDELWHRVAHEPPKAPLTRTRREAPLTRVRRDAGGIVFGLLNLAIEIYEEFQIQELRQSIDVLASTLQTFMHEELSAWTVQNAINNHFQLSIGALATTVLWLGDNLQLTQLYMHLPCHYKYAPLCVTPLPVNGTNTSFPGDWNSVRAALQGTLLAENATGDIQQLALFIEELRNTSAEFQRQRAQEANDLIHWLDGLVNFQWLTTFLVPAAFLLVTCVCLPCLLRCVCALIRRAILDAKADLRSLLAPPQHPHVQDTTPV; encoded by the coding sequence ATGGCGGAACAGTTGCTGACCAACGATGGGTCCCGACCCGCTGGGCTGCAGAACTCCAACCAGGACAGCCCGGAGGGTCAGCCGCAACCGGAGTCGGAGCTGACGGCGAGACGACGGCGACGTCGTCGGGGGCACCGCCGCCGACCCACGGCGCGCACCAGGAGCCGGAGGAACCAGGCGAAGAAACTGGCTGAACTGTTCCTCCTGCAGCTCAGTCTCTCCATGGCCCAGGCCTCACCCTCCAAGTGGTACAATCTCACCAGCCCCCAACGACGCCAAGCGGACGAACGAGGCCAGCACTACTGGGCCGTCATGAAGGACCCCCCAACCGTGAGAGTGCTGGGATGGGGGAATGGACCCTCCAAACTGTTCGTGGAAGGTAACGCCACCGTGCTAGTGGGAGACGGCCCCTCCGATGACATCCACCGGGGCGCCCAGCTGGGAACTCCCGAGGCCGCCGCTGTACACACCTTTCGGCGCCCCATGACTTTTGTAGCCTACACGCAGCCCATTTACTTCACTGCGGCTACCCTCACCAACCTCTCTGACTACTGCTTGCAGTTGCGGCCCGTGACTGTTACATCTAACCCGCATTTCGCTTCTGACCTACACAACCACACTACCCGACTCAACGTTTCCCTGCTAGCCATACCCCACTCGCTAGCCTGTACCAAGGCCCAGAGACAGGCGCACTTCAACCGTACTGCTGCCCCAGCCCCTTGTCCGGAAGGCTTGTACGGGACTGTGTGGGGCACCTTCAAGGCTTGTTCCACCGGCGTGTTCTCTTGCGGCCCGACCGTGGGGAACGTGTCACTCCACTTCTGGGGCCACGTAGCCAAGTACAAGAAGTACCGACGGCTGCCGGCCCCTGCCCCTGTTGCTTTCCCCTACGGGACTGTCCACTCGGAACTCTGGAAAGTAGGACTTGCTCTTGCCCCCACGAATACAACAGTGGAAGTGTGGCCCTGCTTCAACTCCACCAAGGCCCTGACCCACTGCCGTGACTTCACGGGCAGTATGTGGAAGACGGTGTTCGGTAACGCCAACAGTACGTGCCACCATCGCACCGAGGGCAAGGACACGCTTTGTTACCGGTGGCGCGCTTCCGTGCGCACCCCGCCGGATGAAGCTTTCCTTCTTTGCCACCCCGACAACACCTCAGTCACGCCCATGCCACCGACAGCAGGGTTGCCCAGGTACAATGTCACCTGCCTCAAGGCCACCTTGACAGACACCATCGACGTCCGGTACAAAGACCGCCTGATCTTCCTAGTGCGGAGAGTCCCCTATCAATTGCTTCCTGTCAAAGCTGAACAGTTTGCTCTCACACCCACTGACGAACTGTGGCACCGTGTTGCCCACGAGCCCCCAAAGGCCCCTTTGACCCGCACGCGACGAGAGGCTCCCTTGACCCGCGTGCGCCGGGATGCGGGCGGCATCGTGTTTGGGCTCCTGAACCTTGCCATCGAAATCTACGAGGAGTTCCAGATCCAAGAACTGCGACAGAGCATTGACGTCCTGGCGTCCACTCTTCAGACCTTCATGCACGAAGAACTGAGCGCTTGGACTGTCCAAAACGCCATCAACAACCACTTTCAGCTATCCATCGGGGCCCTTGCCACCACAGTCCTGTGGCTCGGAGACAACCTTCAGCTCACTCAACTCTACATGCACCTGCCGTGCCACTACAAATATGCCCCGCTTTGCGTTACCCCGTTGCCCGTCAACGGGACTAACACCTCCTTTCCTGGCGACTGGAACAGCGTACGCGCTGCCTTGCAGGGCACCCTACTTGCGGAGAACGCAACCGGGGACATCCAGCAATTGGCCCTGTTCATCGAGGAGCTGCGGAACACCAGTGCTGAGTTCCAGCGACAGCGTGCGCAAGAAGCCAACGACCTCATCCACTGGCTTGATGGTCTAGTGAACTTCCAGTGGCTTACCACCTTTCTGGTTCCAGCCGCCTTCCTGCTAGTGACCTGCGTCTGCCTTCCCTGCTTACTGCGATGTGTTTGTGCACTGATCAGACGAGCCATCCTGGATGCGAAGGCCGACCTGCGTTCCCTCCTTGCACCCCCGCAACACCCCCACGTGCAGGACACCACCCCTGtttaa